The region CGACAACCGTTGGTCCCCCTGAACCGGAAGCCGCCAGATCATGAAACGCTTTAATGATGCCGACAACTGTCCCGAACAAACCAATAAAAGGTGATGAATTTCCCAACGTCCCCAACACTCCCAGATAACGTTCCAGTTTGACTCTCTCCTCTTCGCGTGTTGCCATCATCAGCTCGTCCAGTTGGTGATACGGCAATTCACGATTAAGCAGGCCGACACGCAAAACCGCCGCAACCGGACTCCGATCGCGCTCACAGGTGGAAATGGCCTCCTGAAAATTGTCACTTTCCATAGACATCTTAATTTTCGATAAAAAACGGGTCGAGTCCACTTTGGCACGACGATAAAATAAAAATCTTTCTATCATAAACGCTACGGCCAAAATTGAGCAGACCAAAAGAATCATCAGTGTAAAACTGCTCCTAAATATTTCAATAAAATCCAGATTTCCGAGATCCATATGTTCCTCCTAATTACTATTTTTTTTTACTACTTTTTTTTCTTTTTTGATTTAGAACCCGATTTTTTAGTCGACTTCGGTGCCTTTTTCTTATTGGTGTTTTGCTGTAAAAAAGCATCAACATCAGCTTTATGCTCAAGTTTTATGATTGAAACACGACTTTTAGCCGCTTCCGTCCATTCCGGTTTTCCACCGGAAGTCGCCAAATCACTATAAATATCGTACGCATTTCCCCATTTTTGCAGGTCTTCGTAAAGGGTACCCAGTTTGGCCAATGCCGTCAAGCGATAAACATCACTCTTCGGCCGCAACGCCCGCATCCTTTCAAACGCTTTGGCAGCTTCTTCCTTGCTTTCCATTTGTAAATAGGCATCAGCGATCGAGTACAAAAGTTCCCCTTTTTGATCTGCAAATTCCTTTTTGCCTGCCATTTCTTCATAAATTTTGATTGCCGACGGAAAACGTTTCTCATCCCGGTACGTACTCGCAATCTGCATCAGACTCTCTTTGGCCTTGGGGTCCTCCGGATATTTTTTATAAAATTCAGTATAGGTTTCAATTGCTTGCCGCCATTTTTTTAACCGCTTATACCCCAGGGCGATATTGTACATTGCATTGGCGGCATATTCAGAATCTCCGTGCAAATCAACAATGTCCCGATAAGCAACAATAGAGGCTTCATAATCTTCTTTGGCAAAATAGGCCGACCCCAGACGAAAGCGGACATCTTCTACAAGTTCATGGGTCGAAAAATTTCTGATAAATGCCTGATAACTGCGAATGGCCTTTGCCCGTTTCCCCAGCCCTTCATGACAAATGGCAATATAATATTGTGCGTTGGGAAGCATGGTACTTTCCGGATAATCAGCAATCACTTGTTGAAAAGTAGCAATGGTTTGCTCAAGATTTTTTTCCTGATAATAAATTTCCGCCACTCGGTAAAGTGCATCAACCGCCAAACGGCTATTGGGGAAATTGGTAACAAACTCCATCAACTGCGGCACCGCATCTGCTGAGGCGCCTTTGCGGTAAAAACTCATTTGGATGCCTTCCATGGCCGTTTTTACCTTCGGATCCTCCGGATAATCATTAATGAACTTCTTATAGGCTGCTATGGCCTTGTTATCCATTTTCGCATTGTAGTAGCATTGGGCGATATGCAGTTGCATTTCCTTACGATGGGGATTGCTCTCTTCAGGCCACTCTTCCAGCATTTTGTATGCAGCGATGGCTTGTTCATATTTTTGAGCTTTAAAAAACGTATCCGCCATTTTGTATGCCGCCTCAGGCGCTTTTTCACTTTTTCTAAAATAGGTAACAA is a window of bacterium DNA encoding:
- a CDS encoding MotA/TolQ/ExbB proton channel family protein, which translates into the protein MDLGNLDFIEIFRSSFTLMILLVCSILAVAFMIERFLFYRRAKVDSTRFLSKIKMSMESDNFQEAISTCERDRSPVAAVLRVGLLNRELPYHQLDELMMATREEERVKLERYLGVLGTLGNSSPFIGLFGTVVGIIKAFHDLAASGSGGPTVVAAGIAEALVATAAGLAVAIPCVMVFNAYMRKVKNIAVEMESVSKKFLILLTNKDIETAGARKK